One window of the Hippocampus zosterae strain Florida chromosome 8, ASM2543408v3, whole genome shotgun sequence genome contains the following:
- the LOC127605992 gene encoding protein FAM163A-like has translation MTAGTVVITGGILATVILLCIIAVLCYCRLQYYCCKNNGSDSSSNSLQRFECNTCSVSGLDGTFGTPLSLSPPEPPAASKLRKAAVGRRRYCPTCSPYDSPFFSRTADEMRNGGERITYMPTHYENQALAMPLPAMHESLLREDPRSKAPDFYTNTRAISTEV, from the exons ATGACAGCTGGAACTGTTGTCATAACTGGAGGAATACTGGCCACAGTGATACTTCTCTGTATCATCGCTGTGCTCTGTTACTGTAGACTCCAG TACTACTGCTGTAAGAACAATGGCTCTGATAGTAGCTCCAACTCTCTGCAACGCTTTGAATGCAACACCTGCAGCGTCTCTGGGCTGGATGGGACTTTTGGCACCCCGTTGTCACTTTCACCCCCGGAGCCACCTGCAGCGTCCAAACTCAGGAAAGCCGCAGTGGGGCGTCGCCGCTACTGCCCCACCTGCTCCCCGTACGACTCACCCTTCTTCAGCCGTACCGCTGATGAGATGCGCAACGGAGGCGAGCGCATCACTTATATGCCCACGCACTACGAGAACCAGGCGCTGGCCATGCCGCTGCCCGCCATGCACGAATCCCTGCTGAGGGAAGATCCGAGGAGCAAAGCACCGGATTTCTACACAAACACTCGAGCCATCAGCACAGAAGTGTGA
- the LOC127605991 gene encoding uncharacterized protein LOC127605991, which yields MKISTSKSETMVLSRKRVECPLRVGGEILPQVEEFKYLGVLFTSEGRREREIDRRIGAASAVMRTLYRSVVVKKELSQRAKLSIYRSIYVPTLIYGHELWVVTERTRSRIQAAEMSFLRRVSGLSLRDKVRSSVIREGLRVEPLLLHIERSQMRWLGHLIRMPPERLPGEVFRACPTGRRPRGRPRTRWRDYVTHLAWERLGIPRGELEEVAREREVWASLLKLLPPRPGPG from the coding sequence gtcgggggggagatcttgccccaagtggaggagtttaagtatcttggggtcttgttcacgagtgagggcaggagggagcgagagatcgacaggcggatcggtgcagcgtctgctgtgatgcggacgttgtatcggtctgtcgtggtgaagaaggagctgagccaaagggcgaagctctcaatttaccggtcgatctacgttccaaccctcatctatggtcacgagctatgggtcgtgaccgaaagaacgagatcccggatacaagcggccgaaatgagttttctccgcagggtgtccgggctctcccttagagataaggtgagaagctcggtcatccgggaggggctccgagtcgagccgcttctcctccacatcgagaggagccagatgaggtggcttgggcatctgattcggatgcctcctgaacgcctccctggtgaggtgttccgggcatgtcccaccgggaggagaccccgaggaagacccaggacacgctggagagactatgtcacccacctggcctgggaacgcctcgggatcccccggggagagctggaagaagtagctagggagagggaagtctgggcttccctgctaaagctgttgcccccgcgacccggccccggataa